A genomic window from Bifidobacteriaceae bacterium includes:
- the dapE gene encoding succinyl-diaminopimelate desuccinylase — translation MTLDLRQPAADLALALVDIPSVSGGEKTLADAVELALAALPHLSCLRDGDAIVARTDLGRVRRVIVAGHLDTVPIAANVPGRLEDGVLWGRGSVDMKGGLAAMLSAAAGVAAPACDVTWVFYDNEEVALVKSGLGRVIRNHPDWVEGEFAILCEPTNASLEGGCNGTVRIVVTALGKAAHAARPWMGVNAIHALAPALDRLVQFEPATIRVDGLDYREALNAVGIAGGIASNVIPDRASLTVNYRFAPDKTEAQAVRILRALFTGFEVEVVDSAPAARPGLTNPAAARLASIVQARGGAAPKAKQGWTDVARFASLGIPGVNLGPGDPALAHQDQEACPAEQIDRVASILMEYLS, via the coding sequence ATGACGCTTGATCTTCGCCAGCCGGCGGCGGACTTGGCGCTCGCGTTGGTCGACATCCCCTCCGTTTCCGGCGGGGAGAAGACGTTGGCCGATGCCGTCGAACTCGCCTTGGCCGCCCTGCCGCACCTCAGTTGCCTGCGTGACGGGGACGCGATTGTGGCGCGCACCGATTTGGGTCGGGTACGCCGGGTGATCGTGGCGGGCCACCTGGACACCGTGCCGATAGCCGCCAACGTGCCGGGACGGCTGGAGGACGGGGTCTTGTGGGGGCGGGGCTCGGTCGACATGAAGGGCGGGCTGGCGGCCATGCTGTCAGCGGCGGCGGGCGTGGCCGCCCCGGCGTGCGACGTGACCTGGGTGTTCTACGACAACGAAGAGGTCGCGTTGGTCAAATCGGGGCTGGGCCGGGTCATCCGGAACCACCCCGACTGGGTCGAGGGGGAGTTCGCCATCCTGTGCGAGCCGACCAACGCGTCGTTAGAGGGAGGCTGCAACGGCACCGTTCGGATCGTGGTGACGGCTTTGGGGAAGGCGGCCCACGCCGCCCGCCCCTGGATGGGCGTCAACGCCATCCACGCTTTGGCGCCCGCCCTGGACCGCCTGGTCCAGTTCGAGCCGGCCACCATCCGCGTTGACGGGCTGGATTACCGCGAGGCGCTCAACGCGGTCGGGATTGCGGGCGGGATCGCGTCGAACGTCATCCCCGACCGGGCTTCATTGACGGTGAATTACCGCTTCGCCCCGGACAAGACGGAGGCCCAGGCCGTGCGAATCCTGCGGGCGCTGTTCACGGGCTTCGAGGTCGAGGTGGTCGACTCGGCCCCGGCCGCCCGGCCGGGGTTGACGAATCCGGCGGCGGCCCGGCTGGCATCAATAGTCCAGGCGCGCGGCGGGGCCGCGCCGAAGGCGAAACAGGGCTGGACGGACGTGGCCCGGTTCGCGTCTCTTGGGATTCCGGGCGTCAACCTGGGTCCGGGCGACCCGGCCCTGGCCCACCAGGACCAGGAGGCCTGCCCGGCGGAGCAAATCGACCGGGTGGCGTCAATCCTCATGGAGTACCTCTCGTGA
- the dapC gene encoding succinyldiaminopimelate transaminase — protein MGFDAAALPTFPWDLLEPYKRRAREHPGGLIDLSVGTPVDPTPEVLREALRAAADAPGYPATIGSPDLREAIARHYATWRGAPGLPASGVLPTIGSKEMVAQLPSLLGLRSGDVVAHPSVAYPTYDVGARLAGATPVPANSPGEIPADLRGQVRLVWLNSPGNPDGRVAGPAELAAWVEWARDAGAVVASDECYAALAWEEPWVSAGVPSLLDPRVGDGSLANLLALYSLSKQSNAAGYRAAWLAGDPALIARIAGLRKHMGMMMPAPVQAAMVAALEDQGHVAAQREAYGRRRRILMGAVREAGYQLEGSGAGLYLWFTTPERQDCWQTVADLAGLGILVAPGAFYGEAGQAFVRMALTGSDRDVAEAAARLAGA, from the coding sequence ATGGGATTCGACGCCGCCGCCCTTCCGACATTCCCATGGGACCTGCTGGAGCCCTACAAGCGCCGAGCCCGCGAGCATCCGGGCGGGTTGATCGACCTGTCGGTCGGCACGCCGGTGGACCCGACGCCGGAGGTGCTTAGGGAAGCCTTGCGCGCGGCGGCGGACGCGCCCGGGTACCCGGCCACGATCGGCTCGCCGGACTTGCGCGAGGCGATAGCGCGGCATTACGCGACTTGGCGGGGGGCGCCGGGCCTTCCCGCCTCGGGCGTGCTGCCGACCATCGGCTCCAAGGAAATGGTCGCCCAGTTGCCGTCGCTGCTGGGCTTGCGGTCCGGGGACGTGGTGGCGCATCCGAGCGTCGCCTATCCAACCTACGACGTGGGGGCTCGCCTGGCCGGGGCCACGCCCGTCCCAGCCAACTCGCCCGGGGAAATCCCCGCCGACCTGCGCGGCCAGGTCAGGTTGGTCTGGCTGAACAGCCCCGGCAACCCCGACGGGCGGGTGGCCGGGCCGGCGGAATTGGCGGCGTGGGTCGAATGGGCCCGCGACGCGGGCGCCGTGGTCGCCAGCGACGAATGCTACGCGGCGCTGGCGTGGGAAGAGCCGTGGGTTTCGGCCGGAGTGCCGTCACTGTTGGACCCGCGTGTGGGGGATGGCTCGCTCGCCAACTTGCTGGCCCTGTATTCGCTGTCGAAGCAATCCAACGCCGCCGGGTACCGGGCGGCTTGGCTGGCGGGCGACCCGGCCCTGATCGCGCGGATTGCCGGCCTGCGCAAGCACATGGGCATGATGATGCCCGCGCCCGTTCAGGCGGCCATGGTCGCGGCCTTGGAGGACCAGGGGCATGTCGCGGCACAGCGCGAGGCCTACGGGCGGCGCAGGCGAATCCTGATGGGCGCTGTCAGGGAGGCGGGCTACCAACTTGAAGGCTCGGGCGCGGGCCTCTACCTGTGGTTCACCACCCCGGAACGCCAGGATTGCTGGCAGACGGTGGCGGACCTGGCCGGGCTCGGCATCCTGGTGGCGCCGGGCGCGTTCTACGGCGAGGCCGGGCAGGCGTTCGTGCGAATGGCCCTGACGGGATCTGACCGGGATGTCGCGGAGGCGGCCGCCCGCCTGGCCGGGGCGTGA
- the dapD gene encoding 2,3,4,5-tetrahydropyridine-2,6-dicarboxylate N-succinyltransferase has protein sequence MSERLAWGAGLSWTTAEGAALDFWCPEPRLGPAPEDGGPWPGAAALAELAGEDPDRELDRRLALTAIDLDAAPVTTEDAYLRLHLLSHRLVQPNQVNLDGIFGVLPNVVWTNAGPCQPAGFERTRARLERAGRGPVRVHGIDKFPAMTDYVVPAGVRIADATRVRLGAHLAPGTTVMHEGFVNFNAGTLGESMVEGRISQGVVVSAAADIGGGASIMGTLSGGGRARITVGPRSLIGANAGIGISLGADCVVEAGLYVTAGTKVTVVAHTGQTPAPDADRSISSPAASRVSPGDRVVKAAELSGQDGWLFRRNSVTGAVEAVQRAHLPGVELNADLHAN, from the coding sequence ATGAGCGAACGTCTTGCGTGGGGGGCGGGCCTGTCCTGGACCACCGCCGAAGGAGCCGCTTTGGACTTCTGGTGCCCCGAACCGCGACTCGGGCCGGCGCCCGAAGACGGCGGGCCGTGGCCGGGGGCAGCCGCGTTGGCCGAGCTGGCCGGCGAGGATCCCGACCGCGAACTAGACCGCCGGCTCGCGCTCACGGCCATCGACCTGGACGCCGCCCCGGTCACCACCGAGGACGCCTACCTGCGCCTTCACCTCCTCTCGCACCGGCTGGTCCAACCGAACCAAGTCAACCTGGACGGCATCTTCGGCGTCCTGCCGAATGTGGTCTGGACCAACGCGGGGCCGTGCCAGCCGGCCGGTTTCGAACGCACCCGCGCCCGCCTGGAGCGGGCGGGACGCGGCCCGGTGCGGGTCCACGGGATCGACAAGTTCCCGGCCATGACGGACTACGTGGTCCCCGCGGGCGTGCGGATCGCCGACGCGACAAGGGTCCGGCTGGGCGCCCACCTGGCACCCGGCACCACCGTCATGCACGAGGGTTTCGTCAACTTCAACGCCGGCACCCTGGGCGAGTCCATGGTCGAGGGCCGCATCTCCCAAGGCGTGGTGGTGTCCGCCGCTGCGGACATCGGCGGTGGCGCCTCGATCATGGGCACCCTGTCCGGCGGCGGACGCGCCCGCATCACGGTGGGGCCGCGCTCCCTGATCGGCGCCAACGCCGGGATAGGCATCTCGCTCGGCGCGGATTGCGTGGTCGAAGCGGGCCTCTACGTCACCGCCGGCACCAAAGTGACGGTGGTCGCCCACACGGGTCAAACCCCCGCGCCCGATGCCGACCGGTCCATTTCCAGCCCCGCGGCCAGTCGCGTTTCGCCGGGCGACCGCGTGGTCAAAGCGGCCGAGCTGTCCGGCCAGGACGGGTGGCTGTTCCGGCGGAACTCCGTCACCGGCGCCGTCGAGGCGGTCCAGCGCGCCCACCTCCCAGGGGTCGAGCTCAACGCGGACTTGCATGCCAACTAG
- a CDS encoding TIGR00730 family Rossman fold protein has protein sequence MSEQQVYRTGPLIYRGSRVPSQTTDQAFLAETTDSTWRHSDPWRVMRIQAELVAAFDALDGVGPAISVFGSARTKPEDRWYQAARELAGQLAAAGYAVITGGGPGIMEAANRGAHEAGGLSIGLGIELPAEQGINPWVDLGVDFRYFFARKVMFVKYARGFVAFPGGLGTLDELFESLTLVQTNKIEGFPIVLMGSDYWGGLTGWLREVVAQRGAMSARDLGLFAVVDTPAEALAVIEAAAETPRRGGMGRH, from the coding sequence GTGAGTGAACAGCAGGTCTACCGCACTGGGCCGTTGATTTACCGGGGCTCTCGGGTGCCGAGCCAGACCACCGACCAGGCGTTCTTGGCTGAGACCACCGACTCGACCTGGCGTCATTCGGACCCGTGGCGGGTCATGCGGATCCAGGCTGAGTTGGTCGCCGCGTTCGACGCCCTGGACGGAGTGGGTCCGGCGATCTCCGTGTTCGGGTCCGCCCGGACCAAGCCGGAAGACCGGTGGTACCAGGCGGCTCGGGAGCTCGCGGGCCAGCTGGCCGCCGCCGGTTACGCCGTTATCACAGGGGGCGGTCCCGGAATCATGGAGGCCGCGAACCGGGGAGCGCATGAGGCGGGCGGGTTGTCGATCGGGCTGGGCATTGAGCTGCCCGCCGAGCAGGGCATCAACCCGTGGGTGGACCTGGGAGTGGACTTCCGGTATTTCTTCGCCCGCAAGGTCATGTTCGTCAAGTACGCACGGGGCTTTGTCGCCTTCCCCGGCGGCCTGGGCACCTTGGACGAGTTGTTCGAGTCTTTGACCTTGGTCCAGACAAACAAGATCGAGGGCTTCCCGATTGTGCTGATGGGCTCCGACTATTGGGGCGGCCTGACCGGTTGGCTGCGGGAGGTGGTGGCCCAGCGCGGCGCCATGTCGGCGCGGGACCTTGGCTTGTTCGCGGTGGTGGACACCCCGGCCGAGGCCCTGGCGGTGATCGAGGCGGCGGCTGAGACTCCGCGGCGAGGCGGGATGGGGAGGCACTGA
- a CDS encoding cobalt transporter produces MPTRARRRQRPAHRLARPPRRRPLAAALTVLIAVAILGGGAYAAVNHWLTGQAPAPIRITPRCTAVTDAGSAALDPEQAANAALIAAVGQARGMSARAVTIALATAMQESKLRNLDYGDRDSLGLFQQRPSQDWGTPEQIMDPLYSAGEFYTELANVPGFETMPITEAAQAVQRSAYPDAYANHEAAARSFASTLTGHSPGGLTCTLRAASEPESPQAFLGVFRSEWGDLAAERATFTSGAAGADGSGPDGSGEGGGTPAAGGGVTLRAESSTRAWAYAQWAVAKAEQLGVESVAVGGWLWQRPTGTWEPAPSPTAAAVGTTDSVTVRLA; encoded by the coding sequence ATGCCAACTAGGGCCAGGAGACGCCAACGCCCCGCGCATCGGCTGGCCCGCCCTCCCCGCCGCCGACCGCTGGCCGCCGCCCTAACGGTCCTGATCGCCGTGGCGATCCTCGGCGGAGGGGCCTACGCGGCCGTCAACCATTGGCTGACCGGGCAGGCGCCCGCCCCTATTCGGATCACGCCGCGCTGCACCGCCGTCACTGACGCCGGCTCCGCCGCGCTCGACCCGGAGCAGGCCGCCAACGCGGCGCTCATCGCGGCGGTGGGCCAGGCCCGCGGCATGAGCGCCCGCGCCGTCACGATCGCCCTGGCCACAGCCATGCAGGAGTCGAAGCTCCGGAACTTGGACTACGGCGACCGCGATTCGCTCGGGCTGTTCCAGCAACGCCCCTCCCAGGACTGGGGCACGCCCGAACAGATCATGGACCCCCTCTATTCCGCAGGCGAGTTCTACACGGAGCTAGCCAACGTGCCGGGCTTTGAGACCATGCCCATCACCGAGGCGGCCCAAGCCGTCCAGCGTTCCGCCTATCCCGACGCTTACGCCAACCACGAGGCCGCCGCGCGGTCTTTCGCCTCGACCCTGACCGGGCATTCGCCAGGCGGCCTGACCTGCACTCTTCGAGCCGCCAGCGAGCCCGAGAGCCCGCAGGCGTTCCTGGGCGTGTTCCGGTCCGAATGGGGCGATCTGGCCGCCGAACGCGCCACCTTCACTTCGGGCGCCGCCGGCGCGGACGGCTCGGGTCCGGACGGCTCGGGCGAGGGCGGCGGCACCCCGGCGGCGGGGGGCGGCGTGACCTTGCGGGCCGAATCGAGTACCCGCGCGTGGGCTTATGCGCAGTGGGCGGTCGCCAAGGCCGAACAGCTTGGCGTCGAGTCGGTGGCCGTGGGCGGCTGGCTTTGGCAGCGGCCAACCGGGACTTGGGAGCCGGCGCCGAGCCCCACTGCGGCAGCCGTAGGCACCACTGACAGCGTCACAGTGCGATTGGCCTGA
- a CDS encoding leucyl aminopeptidase family protein, which translates to MKQNGPAGGPGGAGVLPSIRVVRGRVATSAQVKAPHAAVLALGVGAGPDGLEPGPGSADAAVRYGIDFAATAERAGFRGKAGEALVLESPELHAKASPWSGLAPAVILIGTGAGTAEDHRKAGAKLARTARGKGSVATGFGSESPKATGALVEGYLLGAYRPVRYGRAAASQSGPAFPVARALASLAQPGRAQTGRNQPGRAQAAQADDAVIPPEGPTPDANANVTGDLTLIGGHDRQAVDRARLVAAATTLARDLVNWPSNLKTPATFASQAVAAAASRDTLRIKVLGPDELASQGLNATLAVGAAAWQGPAADPSRAPRLVVATHTPPNVKGAPRIVIVGKGITFDSGGLDLKPNSGLVTMKTDMAGGATAVAAVLAAADLGLPAQVTAVVPLAQNSVGAGSYRPGDVIGIGGKTQDGGAQVEVGDTDAEGRLVLADALAYARANLKPDCLIDVATLTGAAKVALGLNLGAVMTRDDTLAAWIEEAGLQHGERWWRLPLAEDYREALETPNADLNSIGAPGWGAGAITAGLFLERFAGAVRWAHLDIAGPARAGGGQDWTPPGATGFGVRTLVALVERLA; encoded by the coding sequence TTGAAACAGAACGGTCCCGCAGGTGGTCCCGGGGGTGCCGGGGTGCTGCCGTCAATTCGCGTGGTGCGGGGGCGCGTCGCCACGAGCGCCCAGGTCAAGGCCCCGCATGCGGCGGTGTTGGCGCTTGGCGTGGGTGCCGGACCCGACGGCCTGGAACCTGGTCCGGGCAGCGCCGACGCGGCCGTCCGCTACGGCATTGACTTCGCCGCCACCGCCGAACGGGCCGGTTTCAGGGGCAAAGCGGGCGAAGCCCTGGTGCTGGAGTCGCCCGAATTGCACGCCAAGGCAAGCCCCTGGTCTGGTCTGGCTCCAGCCGTCATCCTGATCGGCACCGGCGCCGGCACGGCGGAGGACCACCGCAAGGCCGGCGCCAAGCTCGCCCGCACCGCCCGCGGCAAGGGGAGTGTCGCGACGGGGTTCGGATCCGAGTCGCCCAAGGCCACCGGCGCGCTGGTCGAGGGCTACCTGCTGGGAGCGTACCGGCCGGTCAGGTACGGCCGCGCGGCCGCGTCCCAGTCTGGTCCGGCGTTCCCTGTGGCCCGCGCGCTCGCGAGCCTGGCCCAGCCAGGCCGCGCCCAAACAGGTCGCAACCAGCCAGGCCGCGCCCAGGCCGCCCAAGCCGACGATGCCGTCATCCCACCCGAGGGGCCAACCCCCGACGCAAACGCCAACGTCACCGGCGACCTCACCCTGATAGGGGGCCATGACCGCCAGGCCGTGGACCGGGCCCGGCTGGTCGCCGCCGCCACGACACTGGCCCGCGACCTGGTCAACTGGCCCTCAAACCTCAAGACGCCGGCGACCTTCGCCAGCCAGGCGGTCGCCGCGGCCGCCAGCCGCGACACTTTGCGAATCAAGGTCCTCGGGCCGGACGAACTCGCCAGCCAAGGTCTGAACGCGACTCTGGCCGTGGGCGCCGCCGCCTGGCAGGGCCCGGCCGCAGACCCATCCCGCGCGCCCAGGCTGGTGGTGGCCACGCATACGCCCCCGAACGTCAAAGGCGCTCCCCGCATAGTCATTGTCGGCAAGGGCATCACGTTCGATTCGGGCGGCTTGGACCTGAAACCCAACAGCGGGCTGGTGACCATGAAGACGGATATGGCGGGCGGGGCCACGGCCGTGGCCGCCGTCCTGGCCGCGGCCGACCTGGGGCTGCCAGCGCAAGTGACGGCCGTGGTGCCGTTGGCGCAAAACTCCGTAGGGGCCGGATCGTACAGGCCTGGCGACGTGATCGGAATCGGCGGCAAGACTCAAGATGGCGGCGCCCAAGTCGAAGTCGGGGACACGGACGCGGAGGGGCGCCTGGTCCTGGCGGACGCCCTGGCCTACGCGCGGGCCAACCTCAAGCCAGACTGCCTGATCGACGTGGCGACTCTCACGGGCGCGGCCAAGGTGGCGTTGGGCTTGAATCTGGGCGCCGTCATGACCAGGGACGACACGCTTGCGGCCTGGATCGAGGAGGCGGGCCTGCAACACGGCGAACGCTGGTGGCGCCTGCCCTTGGCGGAGGACTACCGCGAGGCTTTGGAGACGCCGAACGCCGACCTGAACTCGATCGGCGCTCCGGGTTGGGGGGCCGGGGCCATCACCGCGGGCCTGTTCTTGGAGCGTTTCGCGGGCGCGGTCCGCTGGGCGCACCTCGACATCGCCGGCCCGGCCCGCGCGGGCGGCGGCCAGGATTGGACGCCG
- a CDS encoding tetratricopeptide repeat protein, which produces MRRVRVLLEAGLVGEAVEMLGRHLAAHPGDPAALRSMAYALSALDRHEEAVGTAGQLVAAEPEDPEAHVTVAEVASAAGEAELAHRAASFALELAPADWSKLVLYTRVRCVHSDELWDGVALTVERIKNVELAERAVGLAPHEADAHVVLGLAYLHNGQARRADQAYAHALALDPVNHEATVGRTVCANRLAKPGKGVRASSALLANDPTDRVNQFLLLNSTVAALGLAMAVGVVMSLVAVRAAKAGFPGFDGAIAPNLLVGACALVSWLWVGFYLRRFRGAAARRVWALVKQSKLLLAYCWTGLAAQACLGAAALLPYRPLSASPSAMVAFMVLIQWPTWMAWWSLYFAAVFKLRREAKTL; this is translated from the coding sequence ATGAGGCGGGTTCGTGTGTTGCTGGAGGCGGGTCTTGTAGGGGAGGCCGTCGAAATGCTGGGGCGGCATTTGGCCGCCCACCCCGGCGATCCGGCGGCCCTGCGATCCATGGCCTACGCTTTGAGCGCTTTGGATCGGCACGAGGAGGCTGTGGGGACAGCCGGCCAGCTTGTGGCTGCGGAGCCGGAGGACCCGGAGGCGCATGTGACTGTGGCGGAAGTCGCCTCAGCGGCGGGCGAGGCGGAGTTGGCGCACCGCGCGGCTTCCTTCGCGCTGGAACTCGCGCCGGCGGACTGGAGCAAGCTGGTGCTCTACACGCGTGTGCGCTGCGTGCACTCGGATGAGTTATGGGATGGCGTCGCCTTGACCGTCGAGCGGATCAAGAACGTTGAGCTGGCCGAGCGCGCGGTGGGGCTGGCGCCGCATGAGGCGGACGCCCACGTGGTTCTCGGGTTGGCTTATCTTCACAACGGCCAGGCGAGGCGGGCCGACCAGGCGTACGCCCACGCGCTAGCCCTTGATCCGGTCAACCACGAGGCGACGGTTGGGCGGACGGTTTGCGCCAACCGCCTGGCCAAGCCGGGCAAAGGCGTTCGGGCCTCTTCCGCTCTGCTTGCCAACGACCCGACTGACCGGGTCAACCAGTTTCTGCTGCTGAATTCGACGGTGGCCGCGTTGGGATTGGCGATGGCGGTCGGTGTGGTGATGTCGCTGGTCGCCGTCAGGGCGGCAAAGGCGGGCTTTCCTGGGTTCGACGGCGCGATTGCGCCCAACCTTCTGGTTGGCGCCTGCGCTTTGGTGTCCTGGCTCTGGGTGGGGTTCTATCTGCGTCGGTTCCGAGGGGCGGCGGCACGTCGGGTCTGGGCGCTGGTCAAGCAGAGCAAGCTGCTTTTGGCGTACTGCTGGACCGGCCTGGCGGCGCAGGCCTGCCTTGGCGCCGCAGCCCTTTTGCCGTACCGGCCGCTGTCCGCTTCTCCCAGCGCCATGGTCGCTTTCATGGTCCTAATCCAATGGCCAACATGGATGGCTTGGTGGTCTTTGTATTTCGCGGCGGTTTTCAAGCTGCGCCGGGAGGCGAAAACGCTCTGA
- a CDS encoding ATP-binding protein translates to MNSAPRPSNGGESAQDALIAALRRAVQDGGDTALRLHLAELELAEGQAAAAVTTLAGVLSAEPDNERAAAMMLRALGARSGEPSAGFADGSSAGPSSPAPAVAHGEPPQFDWAAAESDLGISLPPPFAGGAEPAADAVSEGVGRLERPQITLAHVGGLDQVKERLTAAFLAPLRNPELRTAYGKSLRGGLLMYGPPGCGKTFIARALAGELGAKFMAVSAADVLDVWIGSSERNVRHLFMEARREAPCVVFLDELDALGGRRGSSSDTLRNVVNQLLTELDGVSHDNEGVFTLAATNQPWQVDTALRRPGRFDRTVLVLPPDRGAREAIFRHHLEGRPVAGIDLRALAGATEGFSGADIAHVCEAAAERALMDSARTGQVRPIVMTDLRAALETARPSVGQWLETVKNVVLFGEDDGTFAELRAYLKASKRL, encoded by the coding sequence ATGAACTCGGCCCCCCGACCTTCTAACGGCGGCGAGTCGGCGCAGGACGCGTTGATCGCCGCGTTGAGGCGCGCCGTTCAAGACGGCGGCGACACCGCGTTGCGCCTTCATTTGGCCGAACTCGAGTTGGCCGAAGGGCAGGCGGCCGCAGCCGTCACAACACTCGCCGGGGTGCTGTCCGCCGAACCGGACAACGAGCGGGCCGCCGCCATGATGTTGCGGGCCCTCGGCGCGCGGTCCGGGGAGCCGTCGGCCGGATTCGCCGACGGCTCGAGCGCCGGGCCGAGCAGTCCGGCGCCCGCGGTGGCGCACGGGGAGCCCCCTCAGTTCGACTGGGCGGCCGCAGAGTCCGATTTGGGCATCTCGCTGCCGCCGCCTTTTGCGGGGGGCGCGGAACCCGCCGCCGATGCCGTCTCGGAGGGCGTCGGCCGCCTGGAGCGTCCGCAAATCACACTTGCGCACGTCGGCGGCCTAGACCAAGTCAAGGAGCGGCTGACGGCCGCGTTCTTGGCGCCGTTGCGGAATCCCGAATTGCGGACCGCCTACGGCAAGTCGTTGCGCGGGGGGCTGCTGATGTACGGACCGCCCGGTTGCGGCAAGACCTTTATCGCGCGGGCGCTGGCCGGGGAATTGGGCGCGAAGTTCATGGCGGTGTCCGCAGCCGATGTCCTGGATGTGTGGATCGGGTCGTCGGAGCGCAACGTCCGGCACCTGTTCATGGAGGCTCGCCGCGAGGCACCATGTGTGGTGTTCCTTGACGAACTCGACGCTTTGGGCGGTCGGCGAGGGTCTTCCTCCGACACCCTGAGAAACGTGGTCAACCAACTGTTGACCGAATTGGACGGCGTTTCCCACGACAATGAGGGCGTGTTCACGCTGGCGGCGACAAACCAGCCGTGGCAGGTTGACACGGCTCTGCGTAGGCCGGGTCGGTTTGACCGCACGGTCCTGGTGTTGCCGCCGGACCGAGGCGCGCGCGAGGCGATCTTCCGGCACCATCTGGAGGGTCGCCCGGTGGCCGGGATCGATCTAAGAGCGCTCGCCGGAGCGACGGAGGGGTTCAGCGGCGCCGACATCGCCCATGTGTGCGAGGCCGCCGCCGAGCGGGCGCTGATGGATTCGGCCCGAACCGGGCAGGTGCGGCCGATCGTGATGACCGATTTGCGGGCGGCTTTGGAGACCGCGCGCCCGTCGGTGGGCCAATGGCTTGAGACGGTCAAGAACGTGGTGCTGTTTGGCGAAGACGACGGCACGTTCGCCGAACTGCGCGCCTACTTGAAGGCGTCGAAACGCCTGTGA
- a CDS encoding DUF3117 domain-containing protein translates to MAAMKPRTGDGPLEVVKEGRGIVIRVPLEGGGRLVVELNQEEATALDDGLKAVLV, encoded by the coding sequence ATGGCAGCCATGAAACCGAGGACTGGAGATGGCCCCCTCGAAGTGGTCAAAGAAGGTCGCGGAATTGTCATCCGCGTCCCGCTTGAAGGCGGCGGACGCCTGGTGGTGGAGTTGAACCAGGAGGAAGCCACAGCGCTCGACGACGGCCTCAAGGCTGTCTTGGTTTGA
- a CDS encoding citrate synthase: MTATEHELPQVSLQVGDRTIELATVRASQGNHGIVMTPLMKETGLISLDTGYLNTAPCASQITFIDGDAGILRYRGYPIEQLAEKSTFLEVALLLIRGELPSAHDLEAFETRIDKHMYLSDDFRQIFSVMPRRAHPMATLGAAINMMAGFYPESLDPLDPSAASLATVLLLAKMPTIISYIYRRAQGNALLYPKHGQSYIENFARMTFQLPGERFDAPDVFYRALDTLLILHADHEQNCSTSSVRMIGSAQANLYMSVSGGVSALSGPLHGGANEAVLNMLSYIRDNDIEPKDFMARVKDKRSGAKLMGFGHRVYKSYDPRAAIVKKQADAVLAALGVKDELLDIAHEVEQAALSDDYFAERRLYPNVDFYTGIIYRAMGFPASMFTPLFALGRLPGWIAQWREMIQDPAGKIGRPRQIYVGEPQRDYVPVNQRS; encoded by the coding sequence ATGACGGCAACCGAACACGAACTGCCTCAAGTCTCCCTGCAGGTCGGCGACCGCACCATCGAACTTGCCACAGTTCGCGCGAGCCAGGGCAACCACGGGATCGTCATGACCCCGCTGATGAAGGAAACCGGGCTGATCTCACTGGACACCGGCTACCTCAACACGGCGCCATGCGCTTCGCAGATCACCTTCATTGACGGCGACGCCGGGATCCTCCGCTACCGCGGCTACCCGATTGAGCAGTTGGCGGAGAAATCGACGTTTCTTGAGGTGGCGCTGCTGTTAATCAGGGGAGAATTACCCAGCGCTCACGACCTGGAGGCGTTTGAGACACGGATCGACAAGCATATGTACCTGTCGGACGACTTCCGGCAGATCTTCTCCGTGATGCCGCGCCGGGCCCACCCCATGGCCACACTGGGCGCCGCGATCAACATGATGGCCGGCTTCTACCCGGAGTCGCTCGACCCGCTGGACCCGTCCGCCGCGAGCCTCGCCACCGTGCTGCTGCTGGCAAAGATGCCCACCATCATCAGCTACATCTACCGGCGAGCCCAAGGCAACGCGCTGCTCTACCCCAAACACGGGCAAAGCTATATTGAGAACTTCGCCCGCATGACTTTCCAATTGCCGGGCGAGCGGTTCGACGCGCCAGACGTGTTCTACCGGGCGCTCGACACTCTTCTGATCCTCCACGCGGACCATGAGCAGAACTGCTCGACCTCTTCGGTCCGAATGATCGGGTCGGCCCAGGCGAATTTGTACATGTCCGTCTCCGGCGGGGTTTCCGCCCTCTCCGGCCCGCTCCACGGCGGCGCCAACGAGGCGGTTCTGAACATGCTGTCCTACATCCGCGACAACGACATCGAGCCGAAGGATTTCATGGCGCGGGTCAAGGACAAGCGCTCCGGCGCGAAGCTGATGGGGTTCGGCCACCGCGTCTACAAGAGTTACGACCCGCGCGCGGCCATCGTCAAGAAGCAGGCCGACGCGGTGCTGGCGGCCCTTGGGGTCAAAGACGAGTTGCTGGACATAGCCCACGAGGTGGAGCAGGCCGCGCTCTCAGACGACTACTTCGCCGAGCGCCGTCTTTACCCGAACGTCGACTTCTACACCGGGATCATTTACAGGGCGATGGGTTTCCCGGCGTCCATGTTCACCCCGCTATTCGCGTTGGGCCGCCTCCCCGGATGGATCGCCCAGTGGCGCGAGATGATCCAGGACCCGGCCGGGAAGATCGGCCGTCCGCGCCAGATTTACGTGGGCGAGCCGCAACGCGACTACGTGCCCGTCAACCAGCGCTCCTAG